One region of Kosmotoga arenicorallina S304 genomic DNA includes:
- a CDS encoding abortive infection family protein yields MARVFSKRCQQALKEGKIKVSVPRSVRMRIWKLFEDYDERWGEIAETGWSYWTSRLERLTERIKSEHGLEQLFAYSEKEEGSVVSTDLKGFVLRGNYPPYLLDAIELLYENLSEDKKLYFQKEFNQIMEESNLAWRMAEGKIFPVDSQYIEEEILRKSYQLLHEMKFLGALQEFEKARIDLANEDYEGVIQNANLAVESTIKYILGIKKAKPGELYKKIIESGLIPEYFEGFLRAFEENILRSVAIIRNEQPGAGHGRGDMLQTAPYSLAELAVNLAGVLINYLIKRYLEKQTPQNNDNNNTDEANLPF; encoded by the coding sequence ATGGCTCGGGTGTTCTCTAAAAGGTGCCAGCAAGCATTAAAAGAGGGAAAAATAAAAGTAAGCGTCCCCCGAAGTGTTAGGATGCGTATCTGGAAGTTATTTGAAGATTATGATGAAAGATGGGGAGAAATAGCAGAAACAGGATGGAGTTACTGGACAAGTAGATTAGAACGTTTAACCGAGAGAATTAAGTCAGAACACGGATTGGAACAGCTTTTTGCTTATTCGGAAAAGGAAGAAGGCTCGGTAGTATCTACTGATTTGAAAGGCTTTGTTTTAAGAGGAAATTATCCGCCCTATCTTTTGGACGCAATAGAGTTGCTGTATGAAAATTTATCAGAAGATAAAAAGCTATATTTTCAAAAAGAATTTAATCAGATTATGGAAGAAAGTAACTTAGCTTGGAGAATGGCTGAGGGGAAAATCTTCCCTGTAGATTCGCAATATATAGAGGAAGAAATTTTGAGAAAATCTTATCAATTGCTTCATGAAATGAAATTTTTAGGAGCTTTACAAGAGTTTGAAAAAGCACGGATTGATCTTGCAAATGAAGATTATGAGGGAGTGATTCAAAACGCAAATTTAGCGGTCGAAAGTACTATAAAATATATCCTGGGCATAAAAAAAGCAAAACCGGGTGAATTATATAAGAAGATAATAGAAAGTGGCCTAATACCAGAATATTTTGAAGGTTTTTTGAGAGCATTTGAAGAAAATATATTGAGGTCTGTGGCTATTATCAGAAACGAACAACCAGGTGCTGGACACGGTAGAGGAGATATGCTACAAACCGCTCCATATTCTCTCGCAGAGCTTGCAGTAAATCTTGCCGGAGTATTAATAAATTACCTGATAAAAAGATATTTAGAAAAACAAACTCCGCAGAACAATGACAACAACAATACTGATGAGGCCAACCTACCCTTTTAG
- the brxF gene encoding BREX-3 system P-loop-containing protein BrxF, which yields MSYQIKYELKYFIRELTNSNPTILYLIVGKHGAGKSKALKKISEQLNEFVVNLNMELSKALLEVPIMDRPYRAMKFFDKFPEMENNFLLLDNIELLFEPELKLHALSALRNIARKKSVIATWPGEVIRNKLLHAKRGHSEYFEGYLEDEIILMCSCEES from the coding sequence TTGAGTTATCAAATCAAATACGAATTGAAATACTTTATTCGAGAGCTGACGAATTCTAATCCAACAATACTTTATTTAATTGTTGGAAAACACGGTGCTGGAAAATCAAAAGCTTTGAAGAAAATATCAGAACAGCTTAATGAGTTTGTTGTAAATCTCAACATGGAGTTGAGTAAAGCACTCTTAGAAGTCCCGATAATGGACAGACCGTATCGCGCTATGAAATTTTTCGATAAGTTCCCTGAAATGGAGAATAATTTTTTGCTTCTGGATAATATTGAGCTTCTTTTTGAACCTGAATTAAAGCTTCACGCACTTTCGGCATTACGAAATATTGCTAGAAAAAAATCTGTTATTGCCACATGGCCTGGCGAGGTTATTAGAAATAAATTGTTGCACGCAAAAAGAGGACATTCGGAATATTTTGAAGGTTATTTAGAAGACGAAATTATTCTAATGTGCTCTTGTGAAGAAAGCTGA
- a CDS encoding DUF6079 family protein codes for MKYGDLIQFDPVETVAQLKDANDKNKAANFVSTYVISNQMADNLRNVVFENLQFETPRDSKGLMIVGNYGTGKSHLMAVISSITEDSSFIDLLTNDRVKESASKIAGKFKVIRTEIGTSTMYLRDIIFRELKENLEEMGIYFNYPSMNQVVNNKGILEEMMSLFNEKYPDQGLLMVVDELLDYLRHRNEKEIILDINFLREIGEFCKSSRFRFIAGVQETLFENPRFEFVSDSLRRVKDRFVELRIVREDIEYVTANRLLKKNSKQKALIREHLQKFTKFYSTLNENLDNFVELFPIHPAFITMFEKVKFVEKREVLQTISKVMRKVLDKEMPEDEPGIISFDSYWDFIKSNAANRAVPEIRETEDKSDELMVKVESNIKRPYLKNAKRIVKALSVHRLSTSDINTKLGLTVTELRDNLCIFDVNAEMGGDPLDDLHTYVETILREIIKIVSGQYVSYIKENGQYYLDLNKTIDFDAQIEKKAEVLDKGTLNRYYYDILAKLMECSDKTYVPGFKIWEYELRWYEKNTTRPGYLFFGQPNERSTAQPPRDFYIYFLPIYKIHDFKDEGRDDEVFFSLKTISEEFEKDLLNYAAAMELAKTAGMYKSSYEDKARSFQRTLTRWLNEHFLDSFEVTYQKRKKDLREALKEGSFIHKSDNFKETVDYIASMLFNNYFDDTAIGYPKFPIRITSQNRIQNIENTLKAIALGNFTKQAKDILSAFNLLDESGNLNTSKSPYIKFIRSKLQEKGVNEVLNTNELIETTKGGVEYFGPYRLEPEWVVVLLAAMVYMGEIEVSLGAGETIDASNVEKFAKIPLEQLLNFKNIKRPKGLPILELKHLFTILGINAGQVEALKNDKKPPVQNMLSKAQEKVERMAKFQYEISQGITFWSTALFDEKTLEALKKKAKALNEFFDSLQKYHTVGKLKNFKYSDEELSKIEKDLKEVYSVEELLDFIKDLNQKVGYLERAKEYVPLESDLHDKFDEAKTETLDKLKNLKKLTHQIKVEIHEKLDSLKKEYIKIYKELHRKARLNAHQDERKQKLRNDIRLKALNSLAMIKILPNAELNKFTEKLANLKTCYSLIDGDLERSPICESCGFKPTSEKIQEGDMDIALEYLDEELDKLFNNWTNILLDNLRDPVVEENMGLLHKEHRELIEEFLSEGELTKELINNPEFTKVVAEALSGLEKVEITTEQLVQKLFGDHSPLTPQEMKERFEKFVQDLLKGKDSSRIRIVLEKGGK; via the coding sequence GTGAAGTACGGTGATCTTATTCAATTTGACCCCGTGGAAACGGTAGCACAACTTAAAGATGCTAATGATAAGAACAAAGCTGCGAATTTTGTTTCTACATATGTTATCTCAAACCAAATGGCTGATAACCTTCGCAATGTGGTTTTTGAGAATCTTCAATTTGAAACCCCACGAGATAGCAAAGGCTTGATGATAGTTGGAAACTACGGAACAGGTAAATCACATTTGATGGCTGTCATTTCTTCCATTACAGAAGATTCTAGTTTTATCGATCTGCTGACAAATGATAGAGTCAAAGAAAGCGCTTCGAAAATAGCGGGGAAATTCAAAGTAATCCGAACAGAAATCGGTACTTCCACAATGTATCTCAGAGATATTATTTTCCGCGAACTAAAGGAAAACCTTGAAGAAATGGGTATTTACTTTAACTATCCCTCAATGAATCAGGTTGTGAACAATAAGGGAATATTAGAGGAAATGATGAGCCTTTTTAATGAGAAATATCCAGATCAAGGCCTTTTGATGGTTGTAGATGAACTACTCGACTATCTAAGGCATAGAAACGAGAAAGAGATAATTTTGGACATAAATTTTTTGAGAGAAATCGGGGAATTTTGTAAATCTTCAAGATTTCGATTTATTGCAGGTGTTCAGGAGACGCTTTTTGAGAACCCGAGGTTTGAATTTGTTTCGGATTCTCTAAGAAGGGTAAAGGACAGATTTGTTGAATTGCGCATAGTCAGGGAAGACATTGAGTATGTTACAGCAAATAGGCTGCTAAAGAAAAATTCAAAACAAAAAGCTCTCATTCGCGAACACCTACAAAAATTCACCAAGTTTTACAGCACCCTGAATGAGAACCTTGATAACTTTGTTGAGCTCTTTCCTATCCATCCGGCTTTCATAACGATGTTCGAAAAAGTCAAATTTGTAGAAAAAAGAGAAGTTTTACAAACAATTTCAAAAGTGATGCGAAAGGTTTTAGACAAAGAGATGCCGGAAGATGAACCGGGAATTATTTCTTTTGATAGTTACTGGGATTTTATAAAATCAAATGCGGCAAATAGAGCTGTTCCAGAGATAAGAGAAACAGAGGACAAGAGCGACGAATTGATGGTAAAAGTTGAAAGCAACATAAAAAGACCCTACCTTAAAAATGCCAAAAGAATTGTTAAAGCGCTTTCTGTTCACAGACTCAGTACCAGCGACATAAACACCAAACTCGGTCTTACCGTTACAGAATTGCGAGACAATCTGTGCATTTTCGATGTTAACGCAGAAATGGGTGGTGACCCACTAGATGATCTACACACGTATGTGGAAACAATTTTGAGAGAGATTATAAAAATAGTAAGTGGACAGTACGTATCCTACATAAAAGAAAATGGACAATATTATTTGGATCTGAACAAAACAATAGATTTCGATGCCCAAATTGAGAAAAAGGCCGAGGTGCTTGATAAAGGAACATTGAACAGATATTATTACGACATCCTGGCGAAATTGATGGAATGCTCAGACAAAACATATGTTCCTGGCTTCAAAATCTGGGAATATGAACTTCGCTGGTATGAGAAGAATACCACAAGACCGGGATATCTCTTCTTTGGTCAACCAAATGAACGTTCAACTGCGCAACCCCCAAGAGATTTTTATATATACTTTCTTCCAATATACAAAATCCACGACTTCAAAGATGAGGGCCGCGACGATGAGGTGTTTTTCAGTCTAAAAACCATAAGCGAAGAGTTCGAAAAAGATTTATTGAACTATGCCGCTGCAATGGAATTGGCCAAAACGGCCGGGATGTACAAATCCAGCTACGAGGACAAAGCAAGAAGCTTTCAAAGAACTCTAACAAGATGGTTGAATGAGCATTTTCTTGATTCTTTTGAAGTGACCTATCAAAAGAGAAAAAAGGATCTTCGCGAAGCCCTGAAAGAAGGTTCATTCATACATAAGTCTGATAATTTTAAGGAAACAGTTGATTATATTGCCTCAATGCTTTTCAACAATTATTTTGATGACACCGCAATTGGTTATCCTAAGTTTCCAATCCGCATAACTTCTCAAAACCGAATCCAAAATATAGAAAACACTCTCAAAGCAATCGCTCTGGGAAACTTTACAAAGCAAGCGAAAGACATTCTTTCAGCCTTCAATTTATTAGATGAATCTGGCAATTTAAATACGTCAAAATCGCCTTATATAAAATTCATACGTTCAAAGCTTCAAGAAAAGGGAGTCAACGAAGTTCTCAATACAAATGAGCTAATTGAAACAACTAAAGGGGGCGTGGAATATTTTGGCCCTTACCGTCTTGAACCTGAGTGGGTAGTGGTTCTATTAGCTGCCATGGTTTACATGGGCGAGATTGAAGTGTCCCTCGGTGCTGGTGAAACTATTGACGCCAGCAATGTGGAAAAGTTTGCAAAAATACCGTTGGAACAACTTTTGAATTTCAAAAATATAAAGCGCCCGAAAGGTTTACCCATTTTAGAACTCAAACATCTTTTTACCATTCTTGGTATAAACGCAGGTCAGGTTGAAGCGCTCAAAAACGATAAAAAACCTCCTGTTCAAAATATGCTGAGCAAGGCTCAAGAAAAAGTTGAAAGAATGGCTAAATTTCAATATGAAATCAGCCAGGGAATAACCTTCTGGTCAACGGCTCTTTTCGATGAAAAAACGCTTGAAGCACTCAAGAAAAAAGCAAAAGCACTAAATGAATTTTTCGATTCTCTCCAGAAATATCACACTGTTGGAAAATTGAAGAATTTCAAATATTCCGATGAGGAGCTCAGTAAAATTGAAAAAGACCTTAAAGAAGTATACAGTGTTGAAGAATTGCTTGATTTTATAAAGGACCTGAATCAAAAAGTGGGATATCTCGAAAGAGCAAAAGAATATGTTCCACTGGAGAGTGACTTGCACGATAAATTTGATGAAGCAAAAACCGAGACACTCGATAAGCTAAAAAATCTGAAAAAATTGACCCACCAAATCAAAGTCGAAATTCACGAAAAACTCGACAGTCTCAAAAAAGAATATATCAAGATATACAAAGAACTTCACAGGAAAGCAAGACTGAATGCCCATCAAGATGAGAGAAAACAGAAACTACGTAACGATATCAGACTCAAAGCTCTTAACTCGCTCGCCATGATAAAAATACTCCCAAATGCTGAATTGAACAAATTTACAGAAAAACTTGCCAATTTAAAAACCTGCTACTCTCTTATAGATGGCGACCTTGAAAGATCACCAATTTGTGAATCCTGTGGTTTCAAACCGACAAGCGAAAAAATTCAAGAAGGAGATATGGATATAGCCCTTGAATATCTCGATGAGGAACTCGATAAGCTCTTTAATAACTGGACAAATATACTTCTCGACAACCTCAGAGACCCGGTAGTGGAAGAAAATATGGGACTGCTTCACAAAGAACACCGAGAGCTTATCGAAGAGTTTTTATCGGAAGGAGAATTGACAAAAGAACTGATAAACAATCCAGAATTCACAAAAGTTGTTGCTGAAGCTTTGTCGGGGCTTGAAAAAGTCGAAATTACAACAGAACAGCTTGTTCAAAAACTCTTTGGGGATCACAGCCCGCTCACTCCACAGGAGATGAAAGAACGTTTTGAAAAATTTGTGCAAGATTTGCTAAAAGGAAAGGATTCTTCGAGGATAAGGATAGTTCTCGAGAAAGGTGGCAAATAA
- a CDS encoding DNA methyltransferase produces the protein MKNRKLFENIETAPKDEKVECLGLTFESDEARREYFREKLREKLKDPEFRKIEGFPIGEDEDIIKLSDPPYYTACPNPFISDFIKHYGKPYNPEEKYSREPFAADVSEGKNDPIYNAHSYHTKVPHKAIMRYILHYTEPGDIVFDGFCGTGMTGVAAQMCGDKKTVESLGYTVLEDGKILDENGKAFSKLGARYAILNDLSPAATFIAYNYNTPIDAEAFEREAKRILEEVEAECGWMYLTLHNPTPDQIQKAVEMLKTKGKGFKEDNILPWGKINYTVWSDVFTCPECSGEVVFWEAAVDKDQGKVLTEFQCPHCGATLVKRKLERVMETKYDKAIGQTIKQAKQMPVLINYTFRKKRFEKTPDDFDLALIEHIETSDIPYWYPTNRVPKGDKTGDPLKLGITHVHHFYTKRNLWVLASIFSKISSPEFLLLFNSQLINISKLNRYRPGVSFPYNPLSGTLYIGSQVSESSVFTAYRNKIKKLQKAFSEIKEINIVNVSSAENQQLSEVSVDYIFTDPPFGGNLMYSELNFLWEAWLKVFTNNKPEAIINKVQRKGLLEYQELMTRCFKEYYRVLKPGRWMTVEFHNSQNSVWNAIQEAIQRAGFVIADVSTLDKHQGTFNQVTSSGAVKQDLIISAYKPNGGLEERFELEAGTEEGVWDFVREHLKRLPVFVEKNGSAEIIVERTDYLLYDRMVAFHIQRGKRVPLSAAEFYKGLRERFPERDGMFFLPDQVTEYDSKRIKVNELRQISMFVTDEESAIQWLRLQLQNKPQTFQELQPQFMPISRSWAKHEKEMELSELLEQNFLKYDGIGLIPQQIWSWMLKSSTLRERMEGQTPETADAFLREKAKDRWYVPDPNRAQDLERLREKTLLREFEEYKKHQGRKLRVFRTEAVRAGFKKAWSEKDYKTIIEVADKLPDKIIQEDPKLLMYYDNACTRLGEE, from the coding sequence ATGAAAAACAGAAAGCTATTTGAAAATATCGAAACTGCCCCAAAGGATGAAAAAGTTGAATGCTTAGGCTTGACCTTTGAGAGTGACGAAGCACGAAGAGAATATTTCAGAGAGAAACTCCGGGAAAAGCTCAAAGACCCGGAGTTTAGAAAAATCGAAGGATTTCCCATTGGAGAAGATGAAGACATAATAAAACTTTCCGATCCACCCTATTACACTGCATGTCCCAATCCTTTTATAAGTGATTTCATAAAGCACTATGGCAAACCATACAATCCTGAAGAAAAATACTCCAGAGAACCATTCGCGGCAGATGTCAGCGAAGGCAAAAACGATCCCATCTACAATGCTCATTCCTATCACACCAAGGTTCCTCATAAAGCCATAATGAGATATATACTCCACTACACAGAACCCGGAGATATCGTCTTTGACGGTTTTTGTGGTACGGGAATGACGGGTGTTGCTGCCCAGATGTGCGGAGACAAAAAAACTGTTGAATCACTTGGCTATACAGTTCTTGAAGACGGAAAAATCTTAGACGAAAATGGGAAAGCTTTCTCGAAACTCGGAGCAAGATACGCCATCTTAAACGACCTCTCACCGGCAGCAACCTTCATCGCATATAACTACAATACACCCATAGATGCAGAAGCATTTGAAAGAGAAGCAAAAAGAATACTCGAAGAAGTCGAAGCCGAATGTGGCTGGATGTATCTAACCTTACACAATCCAACACCCGATCAGATACAAAAAGCCGTTGAAATGCTAAAAACAAAAGGAAAAGGATTCAAAGAAGATAATATTCTTCCGTGGGGAAAAATAAATTACACAGTATGGTCTGATGTCTTTACCTGCCCGGAATGCTCTGGTGAAGTTGTTTTTTGGGAAGCTGCCGTAGATAAAGATCAGGGTAAAGTGCTTACTGAATTTCAATGCCCGCATTGCGGTGCTACCCTTGTAAAAAGAAAGCTGGAAAGGGTAATGGAAACAAAGTATGATAAAGCAATAGGTCAAACGATAAAACAGGCAAAACAAATGCCTGTTCTTATAAATTACACCTTCAGAAAGAAACGCTTTGAAAAAACTCCTGATGATTTTGATCTGGCGTTAATTGAACACATCGAAACCAGCGATATACCTTACTGGTATCCAACTAACAGAGTTCCTAAAGGTGACAAAACTGGAGATCCGCTCAAATTAGGAATCACCCACGTCCACCATTTTTATACGAAGAGGAATCTGTGGGTATTGGCTTCGATTTTTTCTAAGATTAGTTCTCCAGAATTTCTACTCCTTTTCAATAGTCAGCTGATAAATATATCAAAATTAAATCGTTATAGACCTGGAGTGTCTTTTCCATACAATCCATTAAGTGGAACACTTTATATCGGTTCTCAAGTTTCTGAGTCGTCGGTGTTTACAGCTTATAGAAATAAAATAAAGAAACTTCAGAAAGCTTTTTCTGAAATTAAGGAAATAAATATTGTCAATGTTAGTTCCGCCGAAAATCAACAGTTATCAGAAGTTTCTGTTGATTACATCTTTACCGACCCACCTTTTGGCGGAAATCTTATGTACTCCGAGCTCAATTTTCTCTGGGAAGCATGGTTGAAGGTTTTTACAAACAACAAGCCCGAAGCGATAATAAACAAGGTTCAGCGAAAAGGCTTACTCGAATACCAGGAGCTTATGACACGCTGTTTCAAGGAATATTATCGCGTGCTGAAACCCGGGAGGTGGATGACCGTTGAATTCCACAACTCTCAAAACAGTGTCTGGAATGCCATCCAGGAAGCAATACAGCGAGCGGGATTTGTAATCGCAGATGTTAGCACTCTCGACAAGCACCAGGGGACCTTCAATCAAGTTACAAGCTCCGGAGCGGTGAAACAGGATCTTATCATTTCTGCTTATAAACCCAACGGCGGCCTTGAGGAACGGTTTGAGCTTGAAGCGGGAACTGAAGAAGGTGTCTGGGATTTTGTGAGGGAACATTTGAAAAGGCTACCGGTCTTTGTTGAAAAAAACGGAAGTGCCGAAATAATAGTTGAAAGAACTGACTATCTACTCTACGACAGAATGGTCGCTTTCCACATACAAAGAGGAAAAAGAGTTCCCTTGTCGGCGGCAGAGTTCTACAAAGGCCTTAGAGAAAGGTTCCCGGAAAGAGATGGTATGTTTTTCCTGCCTGATCAGGTAACCGAATATGATAGTAAGCGAATAAAGGTCAACGAATTAAGGCAGATTTCTATGTTTGTCACAGACGAAGAGTCAGCAATCCAGTGGCTCAGGCTTCAGTTGCAAAACAAACCTCAAACTTTTCAGGAACTTCAACCACAATTTATGCCTATATCCCGAAGTTGGGCTAAGCACGAGAAAGAAATGGAACTTTCGGAATTGCTGGAACAGAATTTCTTAAAATATGATGGCATCGGGCTCATTCCACAACAGATATGGTCGTGGATGTTGAAAAGCTCAACTTTGAGAGAAAGGATGGAGGGGCAAACACCGGAAACAGCAGATGCCTTTCTCAGAGAGAAAGCAAAAGATAGATGGTATGTTCCTGATCCCAACAGAGCTCAAGACCTTGAACGTCTTAGGGAAAAGACGCTTCTTAGAGAGTTTGAAGAATACAAAAAGCATCAAGGGAGAAAGCTCAGGGTTTTTAGAACAGAAGCAGTAAGAGCTGGATTCAAAAAAGCATGGAGCGAGAAAGATTATAAGACGATAATTGAAGTAGCAGATAAACTGCCGGATAAGATAATCCAGGAAGACCCCAAACTCTTAATGTATTACGACAACGCTTGCACACGCCTTGGTGAGGAATAA